In Nitrobacteraceae bacterium AZCC 1564, the following proteins share a genomic window:
- a CDS encoding hypothetical protein (product_source=Hypo-rule applied) has product MVQGLEADPKSGADFGAFIDRETDKWGGLIREAGWTREGAGRRARTLAMYFNDARRPRKTP; this is encoded by the coding sequence TTGGTTCAGGGTCTGGAAGCCGATCCAAAATCAGGCGCGGACTTCGGCGCGTTCATCGATCGCGAAACCGACAAGTGGGGCGGCCTGATCCGCGAAGCGGGCTGGACGAGGGAGGGCGCCGGGCGTCGAGCGCGGACGCTGGCTATGTATTTCAATGACGCCCGCAGGCCCCGCAAGACGCCCTGA
- a CDS encoding nitrite reductase/ring-hydroxylating ferredoxin subunit (product_source=COG2146; cath_funfam=2.102.10.10; cog=COG2146; pfam=PF00355; superfamily=50022): MPKHRIALVKEIPPGSNKVVNIRGREVCVFNVSGEFFALLNRCPHEGAKLSRGIIVGLPESETPGCYKLSRPGEILRCPWHGWEFDLKTGKSHCDPERLFTKQYKTCVENEAVTVERELRAETFPVVVEEATVFVEM; this comes from the coding sequence ATGCCGAAGCATCGTATCGCACTCGTCAAAGAGATCCCGCCGGGGAGCAACAAGGTGGTGAACATCCGCGGCCGGGAAGTCTGTGTATTCAATGTGAGCGGTGAGTTCTTTGCGCTGCTCAACCGCTGTCCGCATGAGGGCGCAAAGCTCAGCCGCGGCATCATCGTCGGCTTGCCGGAATCGGAAACGCCTGGCTGCTACAAGCTTTCGCGACCCGGAGAAATCCTGCGCTGCCCGTGGCACGGTTGGGAGTTCGACCTGAAGACCGGCAAATCGCATTGCGACCCGGAACGCTTATTCACGAAGCAATACAAGACCTGCGTCGAGAACGAAGCGGTCACTGTCGAGCGCGAACTACGGGCAGAAACATTTCCGGTGGTTGTCGAAGAGGCGACCGTGTTCGTGGAAATGTAA
- a CDS encoding nitrite reductase/ring-hydroxylating ferredoxin subunit (product_source=COG2146; cath_funfam=2.102.10.10; cog=COG2146; pfam=PF00355; superfamily=50022) codes for MSENGWHTICQNTDLEDGGMLPFELGDYQIAIYRVNGEIYATDNVCTHGMALLTDGFLDDDVVECPLHGGMFNVKTGKALCEPVHCDVKVYQTRQVDNRIEVLLGE; via the coding sequence ATGAGCGAAAACGGCTGGCACACGATCTGTCAGAACACCGATCTCGAGGACGGGGGCATGCTGCCGTTCGAACTCGGCGATTACCAGATCGCGATCTACAGAGTGAACGGTGAGATTTACGCCACCGACAATGTCTGCACGCATGGTATGGCGCTGCTGACGGACGGCTTTCTGGATGACGATGTCGTCGAATGCCCACTGCATGGCGGCATGTTCAATGTGAAGACCGGGAAGGCACTGTGCGAGCCGGTCCACTGCGACGTGAAGGTCTACCAGACCCGGCAGGTGGACAATCGGATCGAGGTTTTGCTTGGGGAGTAG
- a CDS encoding glycerophosphoryl diester phosphodiesterase (product_source=COG0584; cath_funfam=2.150.10.10,2.60.40.10,3.20.20.190; cog=COG0584; pfam=PF00353,PF03009,PF06594,PF17892,PF17963; superfamily=49313,49785,51120), whose protein sequence is MADITLYGHRGGGDPYPDSTRESYIWGMNWGADFVEPDCYLTKDGVLVVSHDNIAGGFANITYAEALKLNPALLTLGQLIDLVKQYSIETGRNIGIIPETKSTDYATSEAMVKTFIEHDFTDPSRVIIQSFSATNLHQLHDTIMKQYGVDFQLVQLSGGISNPNDLASYVDIIAPSVGSFTKADVDAAHAAGLKVVAWTLNGASQADIQKLEDMGVDGVFVDNMQAARPNAENINNVHVIYGTPEWNAVNDTAGDDMVYAMQGDDIVRASTGNDTLYGDGGNDVLFGGAGNDHLVGGAGTDYLSGGDGANVLDGSAGNDVIVATGSGDQVLFNTGSGIDLVTLNDTTTVKFGDIKSTDVTVTEDNGNLIIRANANDALVIHGTDAAHLPASITFADGVTWTSADLLSHATQGADAAVEAALPGLEYVGDKAPALATPSTIAIGTDLVANDGIGNGHLVEHVENAENGAIYRLSFSLSDLAGGDDAGVKVLWNGQVIYEGTPEGAAKMHFVVTGGSGDGSNQLVFEGAGADPSVFDASLTDVHLVKLADPGVPVPNNAAPDAADGSAQVSQDIAITGKLTATDANGDPVVFSLGDGPQHGTLTFKADGSYVYTPNAGYTGADSFTYVVNDGHGGVDEATMNLSVKPGVVIGTDLVVNGSFEDTSASTGYNGSGDWGYRNPNGVIAGWTDVNGNRIEQHWDSPNGVVAKDGTIFIDMDGYNTNTDIVQTIAHVETGATYRLSFSLGDADTAVSDDGIRVFFGGQLVYEGVPTNPWQTFNFTVVGGSGDGSNKLEFIATGTNLNTYGAALDDVHFVKIAEAVQPPENHAPDAADGTVEGHTNEVITGKLTATDPDGDIPLTFGLKDGAAHGTVVVKADGTYEYTANAGYTGTDTFTFTVSDGHGGTDIATQHVKIDPALPPAPVNLIVNGGFEDLTGANDAASWGFRNTNPAGVIAGWANVADNRAEVHKDTVGSIKAVEGTYWFDMEGANKNAKLVQTVAGVEQGETYQLKFSIADTDTAQTNDTIKVYWGGQVIYTGTPQAAWQEITIDVVGGAGDGSNQLAFESTTPNSNGAGVALDNISMIKIDENPNLIINGSFEDLTGVNDPATWGYRNDKPAVIAGWTDIGTAKKIELHGPHAQDTTNNPVDAADGKYYIDTVGASAGTNIKLAQTVQGVEAGRTYKLTFSLADGDKSHSDQGVNVYWGGKLVYSTSPGFDPATGTIAPGAAAGQPTPPNGQTWQEIAVYVTGGETANGGVANQLVFEGTGNASGNNGAELDDVSLRLVNSAPVAVNDTLPNVKVDGQPILISVADLLGNDTDVDHDQLTITGVKSAVGGTVTLDADGIHFTPASGFTGEASFQYTISDGQGGTSTGEATFTIKNGDVEIAAGQVQMTPILVDGDMHITVGGTLLPVSADRAIDAKDVLPDGTTLKIDVLATGQIMSSDDAIRVNHDLTNGHVIIDNAGRITSQAGNAIDLKSVISASTEIVINNEATGVILASNADAIRGGANTVINNYGQITSQQEEEDKNDAIDFQDDGRGTVNNYTSGLISGAHHAITGAHGITVNNDVGGMIIGNSGSAVNIDNTADVSETVTVVNHGSMIGAAHEGYTDSDGDAIDVDGLLNLDNYGEVRSLGAFGYHDGEVNVSEGIAAGGGTIHNHVDGVIYGYGRAIQIDNSSNGPAAAATTIINEGLIQGDGHGPANVAQADADVMQQQIDGREAIDIIGSFGDTIFNSGKIIGGIFTDGGTDSLTNTGIINGQVDMGSGDDTVTLNDGSQVSGTIVLGEGNDTLMASANAVTVDGGAGDDHIAGGAGNDTLHGGAGNDTLAGGDGSDTYTYSYHDGDDVITEGSGQAGDTDSLVFTEYGDGPITLYKHGNDLEIVIENDGKITVTDQFAGSGVETIAFDNGIVWDHDAIAAHLTDRGPVAEDVTLPTVSEDAQTFVVSFDKLLAGASDADLDTLFVNGVADFVGGKAVLTADGVEFTLDANYNGTASFSFTVDDGRGGAAVAHASFDVTPVNDAPVVVNDTGEVQVRDTATFDLVHNDTDVEDGQPHLAGFTVTGVDGVNVSIDAATSAFHIVNGQLVYDGGDIFSSLPDGQQATVTINYTASDNDGGHSDGQFVLTIDGLNPVSGTNGADVLSDTTGADHISAGAGNDIIFSSFGDDVIDAGTGNDTVMTQTGDNIVNGGDGNDTITGGLGASTLNGDAGNDAITGGLGSETINGGDGNDTLIGGAGQNVISGGEGNDSLFGGVDDSVLDGDAGNDTINGGLGNETINGGAGNDMLLGGGGNDVIWGGAGNDQMFGGLGSDTFVFKTGGGHDTVFDFQAQGTGHDVIELDHSVFADFDALMASGAVHDAVGGVDIAYADGSTLTLTGVTKASLKVDDFHFA, encoded by the coding sequence ATGGCTGACATCACCCTTTACGGTCATCGTGGCGGCGGCGACCCCTATCCGGATTCGACGAGGGAATCCTACATCTGGGGCATGAACTGGGGTGCGGACTTCGTCGAGCCGGATTGTTATCTGACGAAGGATGGCGTGCTCGTCGTCAGCCACGACAATATTGCAGGCGGCTTTGCCAACATCACTTACGCGGAAGCGCTGAAGCTCAATCCGGCGCTCCTGACCCTCGGTCAGCTCATTGACCTCGTGAAGCAGTATTCGATCGAGACCGGCCGTAACATCGGCATCATTCCGGAGACCAAGAGCACTGACTACGCGACCAGCGAGGCCATGGTCAAAACGTTTATCGAACATGATTTTACCGATCCGAGCCGGGTCATCATCCAGAGCTTCAGCGCAACAAACCTTCATCAGCTACACGACACCATCATGAAGCAATACGGTGTCGATTTTCAGCTCGTGCAGCTCTCGGGTGGCATCTCCAATCCGAATGACCTTGCGTCCTATGTGGACATCATCGCGCCTTCAGTGGGCTCTTTCACCAAGGCGGATGTCGACGCCGCCCATGCTGCCGGCCTCAAGGTGGTGGCCTGGACGCTCAACGGGGCGTCGCAGGCCGATATCCAGAAGCTCGAAGACATGGGCGTCGATGGCGTGTTCGTTGACAACATGCAGGCCGCCCGCCCGAACGCGGAAAACATCAACAACGTCCATGTCATCTACGGCACGCCGGAATGGAATGCTGTGAACGACACCGCTGGCGACGACATGGTCTATGCCATGCAGGGTGACGACATCGTCCGCGCCAGTACTGGTAACGACACGCTTTATGGCGACGGCGGCAACGACGTGCTGTTCGGCGGCGCGGGGAACGACCATCTGGTTGGCGGCGCAGGGACCGATTACCTGTCCGGTGGTGATGGCGCCAACGTGCTCGACGGCAGCGCCGGCAACGACGTCATCGTGGCGACCGGCAGTGGCGATCAGGTGTTGTTCAACACCGGCAGCGGCATCGATCTCGTCACGCTGAACGACACGACCACGGTCAAGTTCGGCGACATCAAGTCAACGGACGTCACGGTCACCGAGGATAACGGCAACCTGATCATTCGCGCGAATGCCAATGATGCCCTGGTGATTCACGGCACCGATGCGGCGCATCTGCCTGCCTCCATCACCTTTGCCGATGGTGTGACCTGGACCAGCGCCGACCTGCTGTCGCATGCGACGCAGGGGGCTGATGCGGCGGTCGAGGCGGCGCTGCCGGGTCTTGAATATGTGGGCGACAAGGCGCCCGCGCTCGCCACGCCTTCGACCATTGCGATCGGCACTGACCTCGTTGCCAATGACGGCATCGGCAATGGCCATCTCGTCGAGCATGTCGAGAATGCCGAGAACGGCGCGATCTATCGCCTGAGCTTCTCGCTCAGCGATCTCGCCGGCGGGGATGATGCCGGCGTCAAAGTGCTCTGGAACGGCCAAGTGATCTATGAGGGCACTCCGGAAGGTGCTGCGAAGATGCACTTCGTGGTGACCGGCGGTTCCGGTGACGGCTCGAACCAGCTTGTTTTCGAAGGCGCAGGTGCAGACCCGAGCGTGTTCGATGCTTCGCTCACCGACGTGCATCTCGTCAAGCTCGCGGATCCTGGTGTGCCGGTGCCGAACAACGCAGCACCGGATGCAGCCGATGGCAGCGCGCAGGTCAGCCAGGACATTGCGATCACCGGCAAGCTCACGGCAACCGATGCCAATGGCGATCCGGTGGTGTTCAGCCTCGGTGATGGTCCGCAGCACGGCACCCTCACGTTCAAGGCGGATGGTTCGTATGTGTACACGCCGAACGCGGGTTACACCGGTGCCGACAGCTTCACCTATGTCGTCAACGACGGGCACGGCGGCGTAGATGAAGCGACCATGAATCTCAGCGTCAAGCCGGGGGTCGTGATCGGCACGGATCTGGTCGTCAACGGCAGCTTTGAAGATACGTCTGCCTCCACCGGCTACAACGGCTCCGGCGACTGGGGCTACCGCAACCCCAATGGCGTCATCGCCGGCTGGACCGATGTCAACGGCAACCGCATCGAGCAGCATTGGGACTCGCCGAATGGCGTCGTCGCCAAGGACGGCACCATCTTCATCGATATGGATGGTTATAACACCAACACGGATATCGTTCAGACGATTGCTCACGTCGAGACGGGCGCAACGTACCGTCTCTCATTCTCGCTCGGAGATGCCGATACGGCCGTGAGCGATGACGGCATTCGTGTGTTCTTTGGTGGTCAGCTTGTCTATGAGGGCGTTCCGACCAATCCGTGGCAGACCTTCAACTTCACGGTGGTCGGCGGATCGGGCGATGGCTCCAACAAGCTGGAATTCATCGCGACGGGCACGAACCTGAACACCTACGGTGCTGCGCTCGACGACGTGCATTTCGTCAAGATCGCTGAAGCTGTACAGCCCCCGGAGAACCATGCGCCGGATGCTGCGGATGGCACCGTCGAGGGTCACACGAATGAAGTCATCACCGGCAAGCTCACGGCAACGGACCCCGATGGCGATATCCCGCTGACCTTCGGTCTTAAGGATGGTGCTGCTCACGGCACCGTTGTGGTCAAGGCCGACGGCACCTATGAGTACACGGCGAACGCCGGCTACACCGGAACGGACACGTTCACCTTCACGGTGAGCGACGGGCACGGCGGCACAGATATCGCGACCCAACATGTGAAGATCGATCCGGCCTTGCCACCGGCACCGGTCAATCTGATCGTCAATGGCGGCTTCGAGGATCTGACCGGCGCCAACGACGCTGCGAGCTGGGGTTTCCGTAACACGAACCCGGCAGGCGTCATTGCCGGATGGGCCAACGTGGCCGACAACCGTGCTGAGGTCCACAAGGATACGGTCGGTAGCATCAAAGCCGTTGAAGGAACCTATTGGTTCGACATGGAGGGCGCAAACAAAAACGCCAAGCTGGTCCAGACTGTCGCCGGCGTCGAGCAGGGCGAAACCTATCAGCTCAAGTTCTCCATCGCGGATACCGACACCGCGCAGACGAATGACACCATCAAGGTTTATTGGGGTGGTCAGGTCATCTACACGGGTACGCCGCAGGCCGCGTGGCAGGAAATCACGATCGATGTGGTCGGCGGTGCCGGCGATGGATCAAACCAATTGGCGTTCGAGAGCACCACACCGAACTCGAATGGTGCGGGCGTCGCGCTCGACAACATCTCGATGATCAAGATCGACGAGAACCCCAATCTGATCATCAACGGCAGCTTCGAGGACCTGACCGGCGTCAATGACCCGGCGACCTGGGGCTACAGGAATGATAAGCCCGCCGTCATCGCAGGTTGGACCGACATCGGCACTGCCAAGAAAATCGAACTCCATGGCCCGCATGCCCAGGACACGACGAACAACCCTGTCGATGCCGCGGACGGCAAATACTATATCGACACGGTCGGCGCCTCCGCCGGCACGAACATCAAGCTCGCCCAGACGGTTCAGGGCGTCGAGGCCGGCAGGACCTACAAGCTGACGTTCTCGCTCGCGGATGGCGACAAGTCGCATTCCGATCAAGGCGTCAACGTCTATTGGGGCGGCAAGCTCGTCTACAGCACGTCTCCGGGCTTTGATCCGGCGACCGGCACGATCGCACCCGGGGCGGCGGCGGGCCAGCCGACACCTCCGAACGGGCAGACCTGGCAGGAGATCGCCGTCTACGTGACGGGTGGTGAGACTGCGAACGGCGGCGTTGCCAACCAGCTTGTCTTCGAGGGGACGGGAAATGCGAGCGGCAACAACGGCGCGGAGCTCGACGACGTTTCGCTTCGGTTGGTGAATAGCGCGCCGGTTGCGGTCAACGATACGCTGCCGAATGTGAAGGTGGATGGTCAACCCATCCTTATCTCGGTCGCTGATCTGCTTGGCAACGATACGGATGTCGACCACGACCAGCTCACCATCACCGGGGTGAAGTCGGCTGTGGGTGGCACTGTGACGCTTGATGCGGATGGCATCCACTTCACGCCGGCCAGCGGCTTCACCGGCGAGGCATCGTTCCAGTACACAATCTCGGACGGCCAGGGCGGCACGAGCACAGGCGAAGCCACCTTCACGATTAAGAACGGCGACGTCGAGATCGCGGCGGGTCAGGTCCAGATGACTCCGATCTTGGTTGATGGCGACATGCACATCACCGTGGGCGGCACGCTTCTGCCGGTGTCTGCGGATCGGGCCATCGACGCCAAGGATGTGTTGCCTGATGGCACGACGCTGAAAATCGATGTTCTGGCCACCGGCCAGATCATGAGCAGCGACGATGCGATCCGTGTCAACCACGACCTCACCAATGGTCATGTCATTATCGACAATGCGGGTCGCATCACCTCGCAGGCCGGCAATGCCATCGATCTTAAGAGCGTCATCTCGGCCAGCACCGAGATCGTCATCAACAACGAGGCCACCGGCGTGATCTTGGCTTCTAATGCCGATGCCATCCGCGGCGGTGCGAACACCGTCATCAACAACTACGGTCAGATCACCTCGCAGCAGGAGGAAGAAGACAAGAACGACGCCATCGACTTCCAGGATGATGGCCGAGGCACGGTCAACAACTACACCAGTGGTCTGATCAGCGGTGCCCATCACGCCATCACCGGCGCGCATGGCATCACCGTGAATAACGATGTCGGCGGCATGATCATCGGCAACAGCGGCAGCGCGGTGAATATCGACAACACTGCGGATGTCTCCGAGACGGTGACGGTCGTGAACCACGGCTCGATGATCGGTGCGGCTCACGAGGGCTACACCGACAGTGACGGCGATGCCATCGATGTCGATGGTCTGCTCAACCTCGACAATTATGGCGAGGTTCGCAGCCTCGGCGCCTTCGGCTATCACGACGGCGAAGTCAACGTGTCGGAAGGCATCGCGGCCGGTGGTGGCACCATCCACAACCACGTCGATGGCGTGATCTACGGCTATGGTCGCGCCATCCAGATCGACAATTCGTCCAACGGTCCGGCGGCGGCTGCCACCACGATCATCAACGAAGGTCTGATCCAGGGTGATGGTCACGGTCCGGCGAACGTCGCTCAGGCGGATGCTGATGTGATGCAGCAGCAGATCGATGGCCGCGAGGCGATCGACATCATCGGCTCGTTCGGCGACACCATCTTCAACTCGGGCAAGATCATTGGCGGCATCTTCACCGATGGCGGCACCGACAGCCTCACCAATACCGGCATCATCAACGGTCAGGTGGACATGGGCAGCGGCGACGACACCGTGACGCTCAACGACGGCTCGCAGGTGTCGGGAACGATTGTCCTCGGCGAGGGTAACGACACCCTCATGGCCTCCGCTAACGCGGTGACTGTGGACGGCGGGGCAGGGGACGACCACATCGCTGGCGGTGCAGGCAACGATACGCTCCACGGCGGCGCGGGCAACGACACGCTCGCGGGCGGTGACGGCTCCGATACCTACACCTATTCCTACCATGACGGCGACGACGTCATCACGGAAGGTTCGGGCCAGGCGGGCGACACCGACAGCCTGGTGTTCACCGAATATGGCGACGGCCCGATCACGCTCTACAAGCACGGCAACGACCTTGAGATCGTGATCGAGAACGATGGCAAGATCACCGTCACCGACCAGTTCGCCGGGAGCGGCGTCGAAACCATCGCTTTCGACAACGGCATCGTGTGGGATCATGATGCCATCGCGGCGCATCTGACGGATCGCGGGCCGGTGGCTGAGGATGTGACGCTGCCGACGGTGAGCGAAGATGCGCAGACCTTCGTGGTCTCGTTCGACAAGCTCTTGGCCGGCGCCAGCGACGCGGACCTCGACACCCTGTTTGTGAACGGGGTCGCGGATTTCGTCGGCGGCAAGGCGGTGCTTACGGCCGATGGTGTCGAGTTCACCCTCGATGCCAACTACAACGGCACGGCTTCGTTCAGCTTCACCGTGGACGACGGCCGCGGCGGCGCGGCGGTGGCTCACGCCTCGTTCGATGTGACCCCGGTCAACGATGCTCCAGTGGTTGTCAACGACACCGGCGAAGTCCAAGTGCGTGACACAGCGACGTTCGATCTCGTGCACAATGATACCGACGTCGAAGACGGCCAGCCGCACCTGGCGGGCTTCACCGTCACCGGCGTGGACGGCGTCAACGTCAGCATCGATGCGGCGACGTCGGCCTTCCACATCGTCAACGGCCAGCTCGTGTATGACGGCGGTGATATCTTCTCGTCGCTGCCCGACGGGCAGCAGGCCACCGTGACCATCAACTACACGGCGTCGGACAATGACGGCGGCCATTCGGACGGCCAGTTTGTCCTGACCATCGACGGTCTGAACCCGGTCAGCGGCACCAATGGTGCGGACGTCTTGTCCGACACCACCGGGGCCGACCACATCAGCGCCGGCGCCGGCAACGACATCATCTTCTCGTCGTTCGGCGATGACGTCATCGACGCCGGCACCGGCAACGACACGGTGATGACCCAGACCGGCGACAACATCGTCAATGGCGGTGACGGCAACGACACCATCACCGGTGGCCTAGGCGCCAGCACGCTGAACGGTGATGCTGGCAACGACGCCATCACCGGCGGCCTCGGCAGCGAGACCATAAACGGTGGCGACGGCAACGACACCCTGATCGGCGGTGCAGGTCAGAATGTGATCTCCGGCGGCGAGGGCAACGACAGCCTGTTCGGCGGCGTGGATGACAGCGTGCTCGACGGCGATGCCGGCAACGACACCATCAACGGTGGTCTCGGCAACGAGACGATCAATGGCGGTGCGGGCAACGACATGCTGCTCGGTGGCGGCGGCAACGACGTCATCTGGGGCGGCGCCGGCAACGACCAGATGTTCGGCGGCCTCGGCAGCGACACCTTCGTGTTCAAGACCGGCGGCGGCCACGACACGGTGTTCGACTTCCAGGCGCAGGGAACGGGCCACGACGTCATCGAGCTCGATCACAGCGTGTTTGCCGACTTTGATGCGCTGATGGCCTCCGGCGCCGTGCATGATGCCGTGGGCGGCGTGGACATCGCCTACGCCGACGGCTCAACGCTCACGCTGACCGGCGTGACCAAGGCGAGCCTGAAGGTCGACGACTTCCACTTCGCGTAA
- a CDS encoding DeoR family glycerol-3-phosphate regulon repressor (product_source=KO:K02444; cath_funfam=1.10.10.10,3.40.50.1360; cog=COG1349; ko=KO:K02444; pfam=PF00455,PF08220; smart=SM00420,SM01134; superfamily=100950,46785) has translation MTDGRQAQILEMVREVGSASIEQLAAHFSVTQQTIRRIVNPLCEQGLLRRVHGGVGLPVSSQNLAYQSRQKLNHEAKQKIAKAVANFIPDGASVMIGLGTTPECVALALSGRSGLRVITNSLSTAVALAINPDIEITMAGGTLRPHDRDIIGDPAAQFFSGFKADFGVFGVGGIDEDGSLLDFYVGEVQARQAIAANCRTTMLVVDATKFGRNATVRGGHFGDCHHIFIDRSPPAKYQPLISQYTERTVIVNEDQFEAA, from the coding sequence ATGACAGACGGACGACAAGCTCAGATCCTGGAAATGGTACGCGAGGTTGGCTCCGCCTCGATCGAACAATTGGCCGCGCATTTTTCCGTGACCCAGCAGACCATCCGGCGCATCGTGAATCCACTTTGCGAGCAAGGCCTGTTGCGCCGGGTCCATGGCGGTGTCGGCCTTCCCGTCTCATCGCAGAACCTCGCCTATCAGAGCCGGCAGAAGCTCAACCACGAGGCCAAGCAGAAGATCGCAAAAGCTGTCGCCAATTTCATTCCGGACGGCGCGTCGGTGATGATTGGCCTCGGCACGACGCCCGAGTGCGTGGCGCTGGCGCTGAGCGGGCGCTCCGGTTTGCGTGTCATTACCAACAGCCTGAGCACCGCCGTCGCTCTGGCGATCAATCCGGATATCGAAATCACCATGGCGGGCGGAACGCTGCGGCCGCATGATCGCGACATTATCGGAGATCCGGCGGCGCAGTTCTTCTCGGGCTTCAAGGCGGACTTCGGCGTGTTCGGCGTCGGCGGCATCGATGAAGATGGCAGCCTGCTCGATTTCTATGTCGGCGAAGTACAGGCGCGGCAGGCGATCGCCGCCAATTGCCGGACGACGATGCTGGTGGTCGATGCCACCAAATTCGGCCGCAACGCCACCGTGCGCGGCGGCCACTTCGGCGACTGCCACCACATCTTTATCGACCGCTCGCCGCCGGCAAAGTATCAGCCGCTGATCAGCCAATACACTGAGCGCACGGTCATCGTGAACGAGGATCAGTTCGAAGCGGCGTGA
- a CDS encoding hypothetical protein (product_source=Hypo-rule applied; superfamily=48452; transmembrane_helix_parts=Inside_1_45,TMhelix_46_68,Outside_69_82,TMhelix_83_105,Inside_106_294), which translates to MASLASPHHAPSSPKSPVFDLWIGSCCPLDGRLARRQIVHMKKIDHGLGAIGLLLLFTILACVLVSWLPVIKSEPPAHTSDWLGFAGGAVGGFMTLVAAGIAWIAVQRQISVQTAISASQNAIQTFNILSEEDRYLAHDYYMCGQVALASDYFTPVLDNWFSQTDPNVIWIDAVKEVFDKRIADFDSALTAFDSATENKSAFPNAAAARHDVVVAGFGLRKAAIAIAGNIKMAKLKFEGGDNTWRDNWAATKATDIRTWIANCKECAAHYRDLIHNERMRVVALKREIRDREMF; encoded by the coding sequence ATGGCGTCCTTAGCAAGCCCGCATCACGCGCCTTCCAGCCCCAAGTCTCCCGTCTTTGATCTGTGGATCGGGTCATGCTGCCCTCTCGACGGGCGTCTCGCGCGCCGTCAGATTGTGCACATGAAAAAAATCGACCACGGTCTTGGAGCAATCGGGCTCCTTCTTTTGTTCACGATCCTTGCGTGCGTTTTGGTAAGCTGGCTTCCTGTCATTAAGTCTGAGCCGCCTGCGCATACCTCCGATTGGCTTGGCTTCGCCGGTGGAGCCGTGGGCGGCTTCATGACGTTGGTCGCCGCGGGCATTGCTTGGATAGCGGTACAGCGGCAGATATCCGTTCAAACCGCAATATCTGCTTCGCAGAATGCCATACAGACGTTCAATATTCTGAGTGAGGAAGACCGATACCTTGCACACGACTATTATATGTGTGGCCAAGTCGCCCTTGCTTCCGACTATTTCACTCCGGTCTTAGATAATTGGTTTTCGCAAACCGACCCCAACGTTATCTGGATAGATGCAGTTAAAGAGGTTTTTGACAAAAGAATTGCTGACTTCGATAGTGCATTGACCGCTTTCGACAGTGCAACAGAGAATAAGAGCGCGTTTCCCAATGCTGCAGCTGCGCGTCACGATGTTGTTGTAGCGGGATTTGGTCTTAGGAAAGCGGCGATTGCAATCGCCGGCAACATTAAGATGGCAAAATTGAAGTTTGAGGGCGGCGATAACACTTGGAGGGACAACTGGGCTGCAACCAAAGCCACCGACATACGAACTTGGATTGCTAACTGTAAGGAATGCGCGGCCCATTACCGCGACCTGATTCACAATGAGCGAATGCGAGTGGTCGCGTTGAAGCGCGAAATCAGAGACCGTGAAATGTTTTGA